In Zingiber officinale cultivar Zhangliang chromosome 6A, Zo_v1.1, whole genome shotgun sequence, a single genomic region encodes these proteins:
- the LOC121998183 gene encoding mitogen-activated protein kinase kinase kinase 1-like, whose protein sequence is MMATSDFRALEWWPRLLLLLLLLHRRSQRLAPHLMDRGSSRSHHGSGSGRRLDRSKALKNVGYEAAADVETPRTSPHVDPHTPYGDLPNLRMRGFDGEFDRICRNLGFSDPEDFGIPTSVWEEARKERSSSDNFLFATSRNSFSRSPPSLSSDDFVFTPPRDSFSQSPPTVLTERRVKEPVNSVPVPPLDLSRGGERVRRAVDLSNIMLPNWMAELSLSPPPPISLPRGDDRSSFVEYFVPDGDEERPTSGLGDEERRPSESDEDQVSEDGKYTGRGASDVESSHDGLRETDSELTELTWESPGDPSSGNPANSSSAEVIVTPSAMLRRNMLFWERVEYLGSGSFGTVFKAISDDGFFLAVKEVSLLDQGNDAKQRIFQMEQEIALLSRFTHQNLIQFYGTDKDGSKLFIFLELATQGSLVSIYQKYHLHHSQVSAYTQQILEGLNYLHNQDVVHRDIKCANILVDASGSVKLADFGLAKEISKFNWAKSCKGTVYWMAPEVVKTKPYGPSADIWSLGCTVLEMLTRRPPYPNIEWIEAFYKIGRGELPVIPNSLSEEARDFIKKCLRFNPDDRPTAAQLLKHPFVKQSRRDSTGSRQFSPMTAGSRLQ, encoded by the exons ATGATGGCGACGTCCGATTTTCGGGCGTTGGAATGGTGGccgcgcctccttcttcttctcctcctcctccatcgCCGTAGTCAAAGACTAGCGCCGCACCTAATGGACCGCGGCAGTTCAAGATCGCATCACGGCAGCGGCAGCGGACGGCGGTTGGACCGCAGCAAGGCCCTCAAGAACGTTGGCTATGAGGCTGCTGCCGACGTCGAGACTCCGCGAACCTCACCCCACGTAGACCCACACACGCCGTACGGCGACTTGCCCAACCTGAGGATGCGGGGTTTCGATGGCGAGTTCGATCGCATCTGCCGCAATCTCGGCTTCTCCGACCCGGAGGATTTCGGGATCCCGACATCCGTGTGGGAGGAGGCGCGGAAGGAACGCTCGTCGTCCGACAACTTCCTCTTTGCCACTTCCCGCAATTCCTTCTCGCGGTCTCCGCCTAGCTTGTCCTCCGATGACTTTGTCTTTACCCCTCCCCGCGATTCCTTCTCGCAATCTCCTCCCACGGTGTTGACCGAACGGAGGGTTAAGGAGCCCGTGAACAGCGTACCTGTACCTCCTCTTGATCTTAGTAGAGGAGGTGAGAGGGTTAGGCGAGCGGTTGATCTTTCGAATATTATGCTGCCGAATTGGATGGCCGAATTGAGTCTCAGCCCTCCGCCTCCGATCTCTCTACCTCGCGGCGACGACCGCAGCTCCTTTGTGGAGTATTTTGTTCCCGATGGGGATGAAGAACGTCCTACCTCCGGACTGGGTGATGAGGAGAGGAGACCGTCAGAATCTGATGAGGATCAGGTGAGCGAGGACGGGAAGTACACTGGGAGGGGAGCTTCTGATGTAGAATCAAGCCACGACGGGCTGCGGGAAACGGACAGTGAGCTTACTGAATTGACATGGGAGAGTCCTGGCGACCCTTCGTCGGGGAATCCTGCCAACTCTTCATCAGCAGAGGTGATAGTAACACCCAGCGCAATGTTGAGGAGGAATATGTTGTTTTGGGAGAGAGTCGAATATCTTGGAAGTGGCTCGTTTGGGACTGTATTTAAGGCTATCAGTGA TGATGGATTTTTCCTTGCTGTCAAAGAAGTCTCCTTGCTTGACCAAGGAAACGATGCCAAACAACGCATATTTCAGATGGAGCAG GAGATTGCACTCTTGAGCCGTTTTACACACCAGAATCTAATTCAGTTTTATGGAACAGACAAG GATGGTTCAAAATTGTTCATCTTTCTTGAACTTGCTACTCAAGGATCTTTGGTGTCAATTTATCAAAAGTATCATTTGCATCACTCTCAAGTGTCCGCTTACACCCAACAAATTTTGGAAGGACTAAATTATCTGCATAATCAAGACGTGGTGCACAG AGATATTAAATGTGCAAATATTTTGGTTGATGCAAGTGGATCAGTGAAGCTTGCTGATTTTGGCTTGGCAAAAGAG ATATCTAAGTTCAACTGGGCAAAATCTTGCAAAGGAACTGTGTATTGGATGGCTCCAGAG GTTGTGAAGACCAAGCCATATGGACCTTCAGCTGATATATGGAGCCTGGGCTGCACCGTTTTAGAGATGTTGACTCGTCGACCACCTTATCCTAACATAGAATGG ATAGAAGCTTTTTATAAGATTGGTCGCGGCGAACTACCAGTTATTCCTAATTCATTGTCTGAAGAGGCTCGTGATTTCATCAAAAAGTGCTTAAGATTTAATCCTGATGATCGGCCCACCGCTGCTCAACTTTTgaaacatccatttgtcaaacaaTCACGTCGAGATTCTACTGGTTCTAGACAATTTTCACCGATGACAGCAGGATCCAGGCTACAATGA
- the LOC121998181 gene encoding 1-aminocyclopropane-1-carboxylate oxidase homolog 3-like, whose protein sequence is MGSPQSFDRAAALKEFDEAKTGVRGLVESGITAVPAIFCHPIPRLRHSPLSSPILSVPIIDLSVPRSSAVALATAASREFGFFQVVNHGIPLSLLSRTLSAVRSFHELPPSVRSAFYSRSTKTGVNYSSNVDLYRSTAASWRDTLRMVMGPTRPDPERIPPVCRAELLEWDEHVVTVGRVLMGLLAEGLGVDAGSLEEATCLEGRVMVCQYYPPCPEPEMTTGIAEHTDPGVLTVLLQDDIGGLQVKRDLEGGESVWVDVQPVPGALVINVGDLLQIMSNDEYKSVEHRVLANSNQEPRVSIATFFKPGDRGDSKFYGPLPELMLADKPPHYRNFTLEEFMGTFFSKQLLSRRLPNHFKL, encoded by the exons ATGGGGAGCCCCCAAAGCTTCGACCGCGCTGCGGCGCTCAAGGAGTTCGACGAGGCCAAGACCGGCGTCCGCGGCCTCGTTGAATCTGGGATCACCGCCGTGCCCGCCATCTTCTGCCACCCCATCCCCCGCCTCCGCCACTCCCCCTTGTCCTCCCCCATCCTCTCCGTCCCCATCATCGATCTCTCCGTCCCCCGATCCTCCGCCGTCGCCCTCGCCACCGCGGCCTCCCGCGAATTCGGCTTCTTCCAGGTCGTCAATCATGGAATCCCCCTCTCCCTCCTTAGTCGCACCCTCTCGGCCGTCCGATCCTTCCACGAGCTACCTCCTTCCGTCCGCTCCGCCTTCTACTCCCGCTCCACGAAAACTGGCGTCAACTACTCCTCAAACGTAGATCTTTACCGATCCACCGCCGCCAGCTGGCGAGATACCCTCCGGATGGTCATGGGGCCGACCCGGCCCGACCCGGAGCGGATCCCGCCGGTGTGCCGGGCGGAGCTGCTAGAGTGGGACGAGCACGTGGTGACGGTGGGGCGGGTGTTGATGGGGCTTTTGGCGGAGGGATTGGGGGTTGATGCGGGATCGCTAGAGGAGGCAACTTGCCTGGAGGGGAGAGTTATGGTGTGCCAGTACTACCCGCCTTGCCCGGAGCCAGAGATGACGACGGGAATTGCGGAGCACACAGACCCAGGTGTTCTCACTGTGCTGTTGCAGGATGACATCGGTGGGCTGCAGGTAAAGCGGGATTTGGAGGGAGGGGAGTCCGTGTGGGTGGATGTGCAGCCGGTTCCGGGGGCGCTCGTCATCAACGTCGGTGATCTCCTGCAG ATCATGTCCAATGATGAATACAAGAGTGTGGAGCACAGGGTGTTAGCTAATTCAAATCAAGAACCCAGGGTCTCTATTGCAACCTTCTTCAAACCAGGAGATCGTGGGGACTCAAAATTTTATGGACCTTTACCTGAACTAATGTTGGCCGATAAGCCTCCTCACTATAGAAACTTCACCTTGGAAGAATTCATGGGGACCTTCTTCAGTAAACAACTGCTCAGTAGAAGATTGCCTAACCATTTCAAGTTATAG
- the LOC121998184 gene encoding beta-1,3-galactosyltransferase 7-like, which produces MRGRGGGGGGGVSCDRRMSRRWMIVLCLCSFALGMLLTDKFWAFPDANNQIISSRRRQEQELQIISEDCTTKRKHTEDKDVMGEVSRTHEAIQSLDKAISTLQMELAAKRSSRELIGTDGSPSADASSEQRKKAFVVIGINTAFSSRKRRDSVRATWMPQGEKLQQLEQEKGIVIRFTIGHSATSNSILDKAIDSEEARHNDFLRLDHIEGYHELSAKTKIFFSTAVAIWDAEFYVKVDDDVHVNLGMLATTLARHRSKPRSYIGCMKSGPVLSDKNDKYHEPEYWKFGEEGNKYFRHATGQIYAISKDLATYISINQPILHKYANEDVSLGSWFIGLEVEHIDERSMCCGTPPDCEWKAQAGNVCIASFDWSCSGICKSVEKMKDVHERCGEGDGAVWSALF; this is translated from the exons ATGCGGGggcgcggcggcggcggcggcggcggcgtcagTTGCGATCGCAGAATGTCGCGGCGATGGATGATAGTTCTCTGCTTGTGTAGCTTCGCTCTCGGAATGCTTCTCACGGACAA GTTTTGGGCATTTCCGGATGCAAACAACCAGATCATCTCGAGTAGGCGAAGGCAGGAACAGGAGCTCCAAATCATCTCTGAAGATTGTACCACCAAAAGG AAGCATACAGAAGATAAGGATGTAATGGGCGAAGTTAGCAGAACACATGAGGCAATTCA ATCTTTAGACAAGGCGATATCCACGCTTCAAATGGAGTTGGCTGCCAAGAGGAGCTCAAGGGAATTGATCGGCACAGATGGCTCGCCATCAGCAGACGCTTCCAGTGAACAAAGAAAGAAGGCTTTTGTGGTGATCGGGATAAATACGGCGTTCAGTAGCAGGAAGAGAAGGGATTCGGTGAGAGCGACATGGATGCCTCAAG GTGAAAAGCTTCAACAGTTAGAGCAAGAAAAGGGAATTGTCATTCGGTTCACAATCGGCCATAG TGCTACCTCTAACAGCATTCTGGATAAGGCTATTGATTCAGAGGAAGCTCGGCACAATGACTTTCTTAGGCTG GATCATATTGAAGGTTACCATGAACTTTCTGcgaaaacaaaaatatttttttcaactgCTGTCGCAATTTGGGATGCTGAATTCTATGTCAAGGTGGATGATGATGTTCATGTCAATCTAG GTATGCTAGCCACGACTCTTGCTCGACATAGATCGAAACCAAGAAGCTACATAGGGTGTATGAAGTCTGGGCCAGTACTTTCCGATAA GAATGATAAGTACCATGAACCCGAATACTGGAAGTTCGGAGAAGAAGGAAACAAGTACTTCCGCCATGCAACTGGGCAGATTTACGCTATCTCAAAGGATCTAGCTACGTATATCTCAATCAACCA GCCGATACTGCACAAGTATGCCAATGAAGATGTATCACTTGGTTCATGGTTCATCGGTCTGGAAGTTGAACACATTGACGAGAGGAGTATGTGCTGCGGAACTCCACCAG ATTGCGAGTGGAAAGCCCAGGCAGGAAATGTTTGTATCGCATCATTTGACTGGAGCTGCAGTGGTATATGCAAATCTGTGGAGAAGATGAAGGATGTCCATGAACGGTGCGGTGAAGGAGATGGAGCAGTGTGGAGTGCTTTGTTCTAA
- the LOC121998182 gene encoding plasmodesmata-located protein 6-like, giving the protein MNNLFFFLLLAASIESPTAADGSANAYIYAGCSESRYAPGSPSQINVDSLLSSLVSASSSTPYSNLTSTAASASFPSFGLFQCRGDLQPSNCADCVRSAVSSISSLCPFAAGAAVQLDGCFLRYGNDSFVGEPDTSVLYKKCGASGGGGYGPDQIGIRDAALSALTGGGGNGGAGGYRVGAAGYVQAVAQCVGDQSASECDDCVAAAVGQVRAACGYAVSGDAYLGKCYARFWYTGNGAYNDDADHHHDDPDHHHDDDDDDETGKTAAIVIGLIAGVALLIMFLTFLRKAGNYGKD; this is encoded by the exons ATGAAcaacctcttcttcttcctcctcttagcCGCCTCCATCGAATCTCCGACGGCGGCCGACGGCTCCGCCAATGCCTACATCTACGCCGGTTGCTCCGAGAGCCGCTACGCCCCCGGATCCCCCTCCCAGATCAACGTAGACTCTCTCCTCTCCTCCCTCGTCTCCGCCTCCTCCTCCACTCCTTACTCTAACCTCACATCCACCGCCGCCTCCGCCTCCTTCCCTTCCTTCGGCCTCTTCCAGTGCCGCGGCGACCTCCAGCCCTCCAATTGCGCCGATTGCGTCCGATCGGCTGTCTCCAGTATTTCCTCTCTCTGCCCCTTCGCTGCCGGCGCCGCCGTCCAGCTCGACGGCTGCTTCCTCCGCTACGGTAACGATTCCTTCGTCGGGGAGCCCGACACCAGCGTCCTCTACAAGAAGTGCGGCGCCTCTGGGGGAGGCGGGTACGGACCCGACCAGATCGGTATCCGAGACGCAGCTCTTTCCGCCCTGACCGGCGGCGGAGGCAACGGCGGAGCCGGCGGGTACAGGGTCGGCGCCGCCGGGTATGTCCAGGCGGTGGCGCAGTGCGTTGGCGACCAGAGCGCGAGCGAGTGCGACGACTGCGTGGCGGCGGCGGTAGGGCAGGTCAGGGCCGCCTGCGGGTACGCCGTCTCCGGCGACGCCTACCTTGGCAAGTGCTATGCTCGGTTCTGGTACACCGGCAACGGAGCCTATAACGACGACGCGGACCACCACCACGACGACCCGGATCACCACCACGACGATGACG ATGATGATGAAACTGGGAAAACAGCAGCAATTGTGATTGGTCTCATAGCAGGTGTTGCTCTCCTTATCATGTTTCTCACCTTCCTCAGAAAAGCTGGAAACTATG GAAAAGATTGA